One region of Polynucleobacter sp. MWH-Aus1W21 genomic DNA includes:
- a CDS encoding SAM-dependent methyltransferase — protein sequence MSKLGTLYLVPNTLGDDGRVEQLPWVLPSETITQSAKLKHWIVEDAKTARALLKAIDSVSPLACTIQEMQMSEWRGAARNAKYGDSVKPADLLKPLLAGHDMGLMSEAGVPGVADPGAELVLAAHKLGARVKPLVGPSSILLGLMASGLNGQRFAFQGYLPHDTHERIAKLKQLEVESRKLQQTQIWIETPYRNTAMLMACINSLAPQSLLCLGVDLSLPSEMITTLSIADWRKRYPNEAACASLQNRPTVFLLLA from the coding sequence ATGAGCAAACTCGGCACTCTGTACTTAGTTCCAAACACCTTGGGTGATGATGGCCGTGTAGAGCAATTGCCATGGGTGCTGCCATCCGAAACTATTACGCAATCAGCCAAGCTAAAACATTGGATTGTGGAAGACGCAAAAACAGCGCGCGCTCTATTAAAAGCAATTGATTCTGTTTCACCATTAGCCTGCACTATTCAAGAAATGCAGATGAGCGAATGGCGCGGTGCAGCGCGCAACGCTAAGTATGGCGACTCCGTAAAACCTGCAGATTTACTCAAACCTTTGCTTGCTGGACATGACATGGGATTGATGTCAGAAGCAGGTGTGCCTGGAGTTGCAGATCCTGGTGCAGAGTTGGTGCTGGCAGCTCACAAACTGGGCGCCAGAGTCAAACCACTAGTTGGCCCTAGCTCTATCTTGTTAGGCCTGATGGCTAGCGGACTCAATGGTCAGCGTTTTGCATTTCAGGGATACCTACCGCATGACACCCATGAGCGCATAGCAAAGTTAAAGCAATTAGAAGTAGAGTCTCGTAAATTACAACAAACACAAATTTGGATTGAGACACCTTATCGCAATACAGCTATGCTGATGGCTTGCATCAATTCATTAGCTCCGCAAAGTTTGTTATGTCTTGGGGTGGATCTCAGCCTACCCTCAGAAATGATCACCACACTATCCATTGCCGATTGGCGTAAACGCTACCCGAATGAAGCTGCGTGTGCCTCATTACAAAATAGGCCAACAGTATTTCTACTATTGGCCTAA
- a CDS encoding S49 family peptidase, with amino-acid sequence MENNPNPNWERQALEHLLLENLKETRKARRWKAVLRVLTLLVIVGVLLSIFDFHLPGKGMGVEKHTALVTLEGEISSSSMANAMDVNSSLLAAFENESSAGVVLRINSPGGSPVQAGMINDEIHRLRKLYPKKPFYVVVEDICASGGYYVAVAADQILVDKASLVGSIGVIMEGFGFTGLMDKLGVTRRMITSGSNKGMLDPFSKEDPKQVEMVRTMIDEIHQQFIAVVKEGRGDRLKEVPDLFSGRIWNGEQAVKIGLADGYGTVDTVARDIFKAPDILDYTMKENFAERVAKRFGAEAGAAAGKALVKTPDLK; translated from the coding sequence ATGGAAAACAATCCAAACCCAAATTGGGAGCGTCAAGCTCTAGAGCATCTCTTGTTGGAGAATTTAAAAGAGACTCGTAAAGCGCGCCGTTGGAAGGCTGTATTGCGAGTTCTGACTTTGCTGGTGATCGTGGGCGTCTTGCTATCGATATTTGATTTTCATCTGCCAGGCAAAGGAATGGGGGTTGAAAAACATACCGCGCTAGTCACTCTTGAAGGAGAGATCTCCTCGAGCTCAATGGCTAATGCAATGGATGTCAATTCATCCTTGTTGGCAGCGTTTGAGAATGAAAGCAGTGCGGGCGTTGTATTACGCATCAATAGTCCCGGTGGATCGCCGGTTCAGGCAGGCATGATTAATGATGAGATTCATCGCCTGCGCAAGCTGTATCCCAAAAAACCATTTTATGTAGTGGTGGAAGATATCTGCGCATCAGGTGGCTACTACGTTGCTGTAGCGGCAGATCAAATCCTGGTAGACAAGGCAAGCTTGGTAGGATCCATTGGTGTGATCATGGAAGGCTTTGGTTTTACAGGTTTGATGGATAAATTAGGTGTGACTCGCCGCATGATTACTTCGGGCTCAAACAAAGGCATGTTAGATCCGTTTAGCAAAGAAGATCCCAAGCAAGTCGAAATGGTGAGAACCATGATTGATGAAATTCATCAACAATTTATTGCGGTAGTTAAAGAAGGGCGAGGCGATCGCTTAAAAGAAGTTCCAGATTTATTTTCTGGACGCATCTGGAATGGCGAGCAAGCAGTCAAGATTGGCTTAGCAGATGGTTATGGCACGGTTGATACAGTTGCGCGCGATATCTTTAAGGCGCCCGATATTCTGGACTACACCATGAAAGAAAACTTTGCTGAGCGTGTTGCTAAACGCTTTGGAGCTGAGGCTGGTGCTGCTGCTGGTAAGGCGTTGGTAAAGACACCTGATTTGAAATAA
- a CDS encoding HAD-IA family hydrolase codes for MPQTSKSNRPYDLIVWDWDGTIMDSTPTIVHCIQQACRDLGFKAPDDTLASSVIGLGIQDSLRRAVPWVEPIHFQKLTERFRYHYLAKDHELDLFVGIRELLEELHAQQYLLGVATGKSRVGLDRSLKHHQIGHLFHETRTADESFSKPHPGMLLELSDVTQVPTRRMLMIGDTTHDLDMAANAGVDAVAVTYGAHPPSTLKESPSLTHVDDVAQLSQWLKNNLQH; via the coding sequence ATGCCTCAAACAAGTAAATCTAATCGACCTTATGACCTGATTGTTTGGGACTGGGATGGAACTATTATGGATTCCACACCAACGATCGTGCATTGCATTCAGCAAGCTTGTCGCGATTTGGGCTTTAAGGCGCCAGATGACACCCTAGCAAGTTCAGTGATTGGCTTGGGAATACAGGATTCATTAAGGAGAGCAGTTCCTTGGGTTGAGCCGATTCATTTTCAAAAGCTGACTGAACGTTTTCGCTATCACTATTTAGCAAAAGATCACGAGCTCGATTTGTTTGTTGGTATTCGTGAACTTTTAGAAGAATTGCATGCCCAACAATATTTATTAGGTGTCGCTACCGGTAAATCTCGCGTAGGTTTAGATCGTTCGCTCAAACACCATCAAATCGGCCATCTCTTTCATGAGACCCGTACAGCCGATGAGTCATTCTCTAAGCCTCATCCAGGGATGTTGTTAGAGTTATCGGATGTAACTCAGGTGCCTACGCGCCGCATGCTCATGATTGGTGATACCACTCACGACTTAGATATGGCGGCTAACGCTGGAGTAGATGCTGTAGCCGTTACTTATGGCGCCCATCCCCCAAGCACTCTGAAAGAATCGCCATCATTGACTCATGTTGATGATGTTGCGCAACTCTCTCAATGGCTTAAAAATAACCTGCAACACTAA
- the plsX gene encoding phosphate acyltransferase PlsX has protein sequence MSVTLAIDAMGGDHGVVVTVPAACDFLEKHADVKIALVGDPDLIKQVLSKSPQALMERIQIIPASEVVLMDDPIEIALRRKKDSSMRIAIEQVKEGAADAVISSGNTGALMAISRYILKTLEGVDRPAIATAIPNELGRGTTMLDLGANADCEPMHLVQFAQMANVMVQVVDGKQNPSIGLLNIGEEVIKGNEVVKQTSELLRQTSLNFYGNVEGNDIFKGTTDIVVCDGFVGNVVLKASEGLAKMMSGMIREEFNRSLMTKIMAVCAMVPLLRVRKRVDHRRYNGAVLLGLRGCVIKSHGSADRFAFGFALDRAYEAAKNRMVERIAAAFVVETKV, from the coding sequence ATGAGCGTTACTCTTGCTATTGATGCCATGGGCGGAGATCATGGAGTCGTCGTGACGGTTCCAGCTGCCTGCGATTTTCTAGAAAAACATGCAGATGTGAAGATTGCCTTGGTAGGCGATCCCGATTTAATCAAGCAAGTCTTAAGTAAATCTCCTCAAGCTCTGATGGAGCGAATTCAAATTATTCCCGCCAGTGAAGTTGTCTTGATGGATGATCCGATCGAGATTGCTTTGCGTCGCAAAAAAGATTCTTCAATGCGCATTGCTATTGAGCAAGTAAAAGAGGGCGCTGCCGATGCAGTCATCTCATCCGGTAATACTGGTGCACTCATGGCAATTTCCCGCTACATCTTAAAAACCCTTGAGGGCGTTGATCGCCCTGCGATTGCTACTGCTATTCCTAATGAATTAGGGCGTGGCACGACCATGCTGGATCTGGGCGCTAATGCTGACTGCGAACCAATGCACTTAGTTCAGTTTGCCCAGATGGCAAACGTGATGGTTCAAGTGGTGGATGGCAAGCAAAACCCTTCGATTGGTCTTCTTAATATCGGTGAAGAAGTGATTAAGGGCAACGAAGTGGTGAAGCAAACCAGCGAGCTGCTGCGTCAAACCTCCTTAAACTTTTATGGCAACGTAGAAGGTAATGACATCTTTAAGGGCACCACTGATATCGTGGTGTGTGATGGCTTTGTGGGTAACGTGGTGCTAAAGGCTAGTGAAGGCTTGGCTAAGATGATGAGTGGAATGATTCGTGAAGAATTTAATCGCTCATTGATGACTAAGATCATGGCTGTTTGCGCAATGGTTCCTTTACTCAGAGTACGTAAGCGTGTTGATCATCGTCGTTATAACGGTGCGGTATTGTTAGGTTTGCGCGGTTGCGTGATCAAGAGTCATGGATCTGCCGATCGTTTTGCATTTGGTTTTGCTCTGGATCGTGCATATGAAGCAGCAAAGAATCGCATGGTAGAGCGTATTGCCGCAGCCTTTGTGGTGGAGACAAAAGTATGA
- the rpmF gene encoding 50S ribosomal protein L32: MAVQQNKKSPSKRGMHRAHDFLTAPATAVEATTGEAHLRHHISPNGYYRGRKVVKTKND, encoded by the coding sequence ATGGCCGTTCAACAAAACAAAAAATCACCTTCCAAACGTGGCATGCACCGTGCGCACGACTTTTTGACCGCACCTGCTACGGCTGTTGAAGCCACAACTGGTGAGGCTCATTTGCGCCACCACATTTCACCTAACGGCTACTATCGTGGTCGTAAAGTTGTTAAAACTAAAAACGACTAA
- a CDS encoding Maf family nucleotide pyrophosphatase, which produces MSSFQNPPLILASTSRYRRELLERLRIPFEVISPKVDETPLTGESTLDLAMRLAHAKAAAVAKEHPDTWVIGSDQVADLCGAAIGKPGNFERALAQLQLMRGQTVIFQTALCLMKGDTQTTLCAPTEVTFRKLPDNVLEDYLLAEEPYDCAGSAKSEGLGISLLESIKSDDPTALIGLPLIALTGLLRDAGFAIPSKN; this is translated from the coding sequence ATGAGCAGTTTCCAAAACCCACCCTTAATTCTGGCGTCTACCTCCAGATATCGCCGCGAACTATTGGAGCGTCTGCGCATTCCTTTTGAAGTCATTTCACCAAAAGTAGATGAAACACCCCTTACTGGCGAGAGCACCCTAGATTTAGCAATGCGTCTCGCGCATGCAAAAGCAGCTGCGGTTGCCAAAGAACATCCTGATACCTGGGTGATTGGATCTGATCAAGTTGCAGATCTTTGTGGCGCAGCGATTGGCAAGCCAGGTAATTTCGAACGCGCACTAGCGCAACTACAACTCATGCGTGGTCAAACAGTCATTTTTCAAACGGCTCTGTGCTTAATGAAAGGTGATACCCAAACTACTTTATGCGCTCCTACCGAAGTCACCTTTCGCAAACTTCCAGATAATGTCTTAGAGGACTACCTACTAGCTGAGGAACCTTATGATTGCGCTGGTAGCGCCAAATCTGAAGGCCTCGGTATTAGTCTGCTGGAATCCATTAAGAGCGATGATCCTACTGCACTTATTGGTCTTCCACTTATTGCATTAACAGGCTTACTGCGCGATGCAGGATTTGCAATTCCGTCAAAAAACTAA
- a CDS encoding RluA family pseudouridine synthase, giving the protein MKSEPISKPTKAKTPTPAAVHLQTIGPEEAGQRLDNYLLRWAKGVPKSHVYRIIRSGEVRVNKKRAEPTTRLVEGDVVRLPPVRIAEPAQMAAVNTAQTKSRAHGYSDKMPILFEDETLLIVNKPAGLAVHGGSGIALGVIETLRITRPELKFLELVHRLDRDTSGVLLLAKKRSALVELHRQIREGQTDKRYYLLAHGEIMQGAQTMQLKYPLHKYLLPNGERRVRVDPDGLPSHTALRVTKALKREGAAITLAEAQLKTGRTHQIRVHLQKLGHAILGDDKYGFEDLDKLIKSKRLYLHAHLAGFTHPRTGEKMRIESPLPPEFTAMMKTFE; this is encoded by the coding sequence ATGAAATCTGAACCCATTTCCAAGCCAACTAAGGCAAAAACGCCTACTCCTGCGGCAGTTCATCTCCAGACTATTGGTCCGGAAGAGGCTGGCCAGCGTTTGGACAACTATTTACTTCGTTGGGCTAAAGGGGTGCCGAAAAGCCACGTATACCGAATTATTCGGTCGGGAGAGGTTCGGGTCAATAAAAAGCGGGCTGAACCAACAACTCGCCTAGTCGAGGGTGATGTGGTGCGCCTTCCTCCGGTTCGAATAGCTGAACCAGCCCAAATGGCAGCGGTCAATACCGCTCAAACCAAATCTCGGGCACATGGCTATTCAGACAAAATGCCGATCTTGTTTGAAGACGAGACTCTCTTAATAGTGAATAAGCCAGCTGGTTTGGCTGTTCATGGTGGTTCCGGCATTGCACTTGGGGTAATCGAAACCCTGCGCATTACTCGTCCCGAACTCAAGTTTCTGGAATTAGTGCATCGCTTAGATCGAGATACTTCAGGCGTTTTATTGTTAGCGAAAAAGCGCAGCGCGTTGGTTGAGTTACATCGCCAAATTCGTGAAGGCCAAACCGACAAGCGCTATTACTTGCTTGCACATGGTGAAATCATGCAAGGAGCTCAAACCATGCAGCTCAAGTACCCACTACATAAATATCTTTTACCGAATGGCGAGCGCCGTGTGCGCGTTGATCCAGATGGCTTACCAAGTCACACCGCTTTGCGAGTGACTAAAGCGCTCAAGCGTGAAGGGGCTGCTATTACGCTTGCAGAGGCTCAACTGAAGACGGGGCGCACTCACCAGATTCGTGTTCACTTGCAAAAATTAGGACATGCAATTTTGGGTGATGATAAGTATGGTTTTGAGGATTTAGATAAGCTGATTAAATCTAAGCGCCTATATCTGCATGCACACCTAGCTGGATTTACGCATCCACGCACTGGCGAAAAGATGCGGATTGAATCACCATTGCCCCCAGAATTTACCGCCATGATGAAAACCTTTGAGTAA
- a CDS encoding DUF177 domain-containing protein encodes MNRNQLLPQVELSSKPSALKRVDFCAPQSYKGAGFLSIQDLPRVAEEASCINSGDGFDWSVQTHFEDSLGSEPHQILDLGLKGRLHLVCQRCLQDCAVDLDEKRRFILVLTDAEADDYPIEDEDQEPLVVNQHFNLLETIEDEVLLSLPLIPKHPEGFCEPHASTFGEEGDEEVSNERENPFNILKNMKKN; translated from the coding sequence ATGAATCGTAATCAACTTTTACCCCAAGTCGAACTATCTTCTAAGCCTAGCGCATTAAAGAGGGTTGATTTTTGCGCACCCCAATCCTATAAGGGCGCTGGATTTTTAAGCATCCAGGATTTGCCCAGAGTGGCAGAGGAGGCTTCATGCATCAATTCAGGTGACGGGTTTGACTGGTCAGTTCAAACGCATTTTGAGGATTCTCTCGGCAGTGAGCCGCATCAAATCCTTGATTTAGGGCTAAAAGGCCGTCTGCACCTGGTCTGCCAGCGTTGTTTGCAGGATTGCGCAGTGGATTTGGATGAAAAGCGTCGTTTTATCCTAGTTTTGACTGATGCTGAGGCGGATGACTACCCAATTGAGGATGAGGATCAAGAGCCGTTGGTCGTAAATCAGCATTTCAACCTCCTTGAAACCATTGAGGATGAGGTTTTGCTGTCTTTACCCCTGATTCCTAAGCATCCAGAGGGCTTTTGTGAGCCGCATGCCTCTACTTTTGGTGAAGAGGGCGATGAAGAGGTGTCAAATGAGCGTGAAAATCCCTTTAACATATTGAAAAATATGAAGAAAAACTGA
- a CDS encoding Rne/Rng family ribonuclease yields MKRMLFNATQQEELRVAIVDGQKLIDIDIEAAGREQRKGNIYKGVITRIEPSLEACFVNYGEERHGFLPFKEVARSYFKEGIDVRNASIKDALREGQEIIVQVEKEERGQKGAALTSFISLAGRYLVLMPNNPRGGGVSRRIEGEDRQELREAMSQLEVADGMSIIARTAGIGRDATELQWDLSYLMQLWKAIDEAAKGNSAPLLIYLESSLVIRAIRDYFQPDIGEILIDTDDIYEQAAAFMSVVMPDNLPRVKRYQDDVPLFSRFQIEHQIETAYSRTVPLPSGGAIVIDHTEALVSVDVNSARATRGSDIEETATRTNLEAADEIARQARLRDLGGLIVIDFIDMESSKAQKDVENRLRDALRHDRARVQMGKISKFGLMEMSRQRLRPALSEGSHVTCPRCNGTGHIRDTESSALQVLRIIQEEAMKENTAAIHTQVPVEVAAFLLNEKRAEVIKIETRFKVNVLMVPNKHLETPHYKLERLRHDDPRLDDQKASYVMAEEAARELETDTTVSKKDADVKVRPEAAVKGITPTQPAPISQPRPARTETVKAESSGGFFGFIKSLFGSSPAVEEKPAPSNNRGRNQGRNGDRNRGRNRRGERTERPAANAAEGTPAEGANNNRNRNNRNGNRNQNGPKPERQEGNRNQANAAAVTPATEAAPGGEATPGADGEERRGRGRNRRGRGRGQRERGERTEGGNDATAPATSTSASPFAGPPVGMAGASASMPIQNLANSFGNAKPAAEKQERQERAPRGPRQSNRPAQNTAHASAPTTQAAPAAVVMTASVEVISKPAPELPKVAFQALEETPLHSVVQSAGMIWVATDSSKHAEAQNQIQAEPVAHNLGRAPKPAAQLPDGPMVLVETGGQEKTV; encoded by the coding sequence ATGAAACGCATGTTGTTTAATGCAACTCAACAAGAAGAGTTGCGAGTTGCCATCGTTGATGGTCAAAAACTCATTGATATCGATATTGAAGCTGCTGGCCGCGAACAACGCAAAGGCAACATCTACAAAGGTGTCATTACCCGCATTGAACCTTCCCTTGAAGCTTGCTTTGTCAATTACGGCGAAGAGCGTCATGGCTTCTTGCCATTCAAGGAGGTAGCCCGCAGTTACTTTAAAGAGGGTATCGATGTCCGCAATGCCTCCATTAAGGATGCCCTGCGCGAAGGTCAAGAAATCATTGTTCAAGTAGAAAAAGAAGAGCGTGGCCAAAAAGGCGCAGCCCTCACATCCTTTATCTCCTTGGCAGGCCGTTATTTGGTCTTAATGCCAAATAACCCACGTGGAGGCGGCGTTTCCCGCCGTATTGAGGGTGAAGACCGTCAAGAGCTCCGTGAAGCGATGTCTCAATTAGAAGTGGCTGATGGCATGAGCATCATTGCTCGTACTGCCGGCATTGGTCGCGATGCTACTGAATTGCAATGGGACTTAAGCTACCTCATGCAATTGTGGAAAGCGATTGATGAAGCCGCTAAAGGCAACTCTGCACCACTATTGATTTATCTCGAATCTAGCTTGGTAATTCGCGCAATTCGCGATTACTTCCAACCAGATATCGGCGAGATTCTCATCGATACCGATGACATCTACGAACAAGCTGCTGCATTTATGTCTGTCGTGATGCCGGACAACTTGCCACGCGTGAAGCGTTATCAAGATGATGTGCCTTTGTTCTCTCGTTTCCAGATTGAGCATCAAATTGAAACTGCGTATTCACGCACTGTGCCTTTGCCATCAGGCGGTGCAATCGTGATCGACCACACTGAAGCTTTGGTTTCCGTGGATGTGAACTCAGCACGCGCAACTCGCGGCTCTGACATTGAAGAGACTGCAACCCGCACTAACCTAGAAGCTGCCGATGAAATCGCTCGTCAAGCGCGTTTACGTGACTTAGGCGGCCTAATCGTCATCGACTTCATCGATATGGAATCGAGCAAGGCTCAGAAGGATGTTGAGAATCGCCTACGCGATGCTCTACGCCATGACCGCGCCCGCGTTCAAATGGGCAAGATCTCTAAGTTTGGCTTAATGGAAATGTCACGCCAACGTTTGCGTCCAGCATTATCTGAAGGTAGCCATGTAACCTGCCCACGTTGTAACGGTACTGGCCACATTCGTGACACTGAATCTTCTGCATTGCAAGTTCTGCGCATCATCCAAGAAGAGGCAATGAAAGAAAATACAGCTGCGATTCATACTCAGGTACCAGTCGAAGTGGCTGCATTCCTCTTGAATGAAAAACGTGCTGAAGTAATTAAGATTGAGACTCGCTTCAAAGTGAACGTCTTGATGGTTCCAAATAAGCATTTAGAAACACCTCATTACAAGTTAGAGCGTTTGCGTCATGACGATCCACGTCTTGATGACCAGAAGGCTAGTTATGTAATGGCTGAAGAAGCTGCTCGCGAACTCGAAACAGACACAACGGTTAGCAAAAAAGATGCTGATGTCAAAGTGCGTCCTGAAGCTGCTGTTAAAGGTATTACACCAACACAGCCTGCACCAATTAGCCAACCACGCCCTGCTCGCACAGAAACAGTAAAAGCAGAAAGTTCTGGTGGTTTCTTTGGATTTATTAAGAGTCTCTTTGGCTCATCTCCAGCGGTTGAAGAAAAGCCAGCACCAAGCAACAATCGTGGCCGCAATCAGGGTCGCAATGGTGATCGCAACCGTGGTCGCAACCGTCGTGGCGAGCGCACTGAACGTCCAGCAGCCAATGCAGCGGAAGGTACGCCAGCAGAAGGTGCTAACAATAATCGCAACCGCAATAACCGTAACGGCAATCGCAATCAAAATGGTCCTAAGCCAGAACGTCAAGAAGGCAATCGCAATCAAGCCAACGCTGCAGCCGTAACACCTGCAACAGAAGCTGCTCCAGGTGGCGAAGCTACTCCGGGCGCAGATGGTGAAGAGCGTCGTGGTCGTGGTCGTAATCGTCGTGGTCGCGGTCGTGGTCAGCGTGAGCGTGGCGAACGCACCGAAGGTGGTAACGATGCTACTGCACCAGCAACATCTACTTCAGCAAGTCCATTTGCAGGCCCTCCAGTAGGAATGGCTGGCGCATCTGCAAGCATGCCGATTCAGAATCTTGCTAATAGCTTTGGAAATGCAAAGCCTGCTGCGGAGAAACAAGAAAGGCAAGAGCGCGCACCACGCGGTCCACGTCAATCCAACCGTCCTGCGCAAAACACTGCACATGCTTCAGCGCCAACTACCCAAGCAGCACCTGCTGCAGTAGTCATGACTGCTTCAGTTGAAGTGATTAGCAAGCCCGCTCCAGAGCTTCCGAAGGTTGCATTCCAAGCGCTTGAGGAAACTCCGCTGCATAGCGTTGTGCAATCCGCCGGCATGATCTGGGTTGCTACAGACTCCTCTAAGCATGCTGAAGCTCAAAATCAGATTCAAGCAGAGCCTGTGGCTCATAACTTAGGCAGAGCACCAAAGCCTGCTGCCCAGCTTCCTGACGGCCCAATGGTTTTAGTTGAAACCGGCGGCCAAGAAAAAACGGTTTAA